From Lemur catta isolate mLemCat1 chromosome 21, mLemCat1.pri, whole genome shotgun sequence, a single genomic window includes:
- the IFT81 gene encoding intraflagellar transport protein 81 homolog isoform X3, translated as MSDQIKFIVDNLNKEPFRKNYNLITFDSLEPMQLLQVLNDILAEIDPKQVVDIREEMPEQTAKRMLSLLGILKYKPPGNATDMSTFRQGLVIGSKPVIYPVLHWLLQRTTELKKRAYLARFLIKLEVPSEFLQDETVADTNKQYEELMEAFKTLHKECEQLKTSGFSTAEIRRDISAMEEEKDQLIKRVERLKKKVETVQNHQQMLKIARQLRVEKEREEFLAQQKQEQKNQLFHAVQRLQRVQNQLKSMRHAAADAKPESLMKRLEEEIKFNSYMVTEKFPKELENKKKELHFLQKVASEPAMGHSDLLELESKINEINTQINQLIEKKMMRNEPIESKLSLYRQQASIISRKKEAKAEELQEAKEKLTSLEREVSLKTNQTREFGGTEVLKGDEFPRRTEGIGEH; from the exons ATGAGTGATCAAATCAAATTCATTGTGGACAATCTCAATAAGGAGCCTTTTAGGAAGAACtataatttaatcacatttgaTTCCCTGGAGCCAATGCAACTATTACAAGTTCTCAATGATATTCTGGCTGAGATTGACCCAAAG CAAGTTGTTGATATCAGAGAGGAGATGCCAGAACAGACAGCCAAACGGATGTTGAGCCTTCTTGGTATCCTTAAATACAAACCTCCAGGAAATGCCACAGACAT GAGTACCTTTCGTCAGGGTTTGGTGATTGGAAGTAAACCTGTAATTTACCCAGTGCTCCATTGGCTTCTTCAGAGGACTACTGAACTGAAGAAAAGAGCATATTTAGCTCgttttttaataaaacttgagGTACCAAGTGAGTTTCTTCAGGATGAAACCGTGGCAGACACCAATAAACAG TATGAAGAGTTGATGGAAGCCTTCAAAACTTTGCATAAAGAATGTGAACAGCTCAAGACATCTGGATTTTCTACAGCAGAAATAAGAAGG GATATCAGTgcaatggaagaagaaaaggatcAGCTCATTAAGAGAGTTGAACGTTTGAAGAAAAAG GTGGAGACAGTTCAGAATCATCAACAGATGCTTAAAATAGCAAGGCAACTTCGagttgaaaaagagagagaagaatttCTTGCACAACAGAAACAGGAACAAAAGAATCAG CTATTTCATGCAGTGCAGAGATTGCAAAGAGTACAAAACCAGCTGAAAAGTATGCGCCATGCTGCAGCAGATGCAAAGCCTGAAA gtttaatgAAGAGGCTAGAGGAGGagataaaatttaattcatataTGGTAACTGAAAAATTTCCTAAAGAATtagagaacaagaaaaaggaattgcattttttacaaaaagtGGCTTCAGAGCCAGCTATGGGCCATTCTGATCTTCTTGAACTTGAATCTAAA ataaatgaaataaacacacaGATCAATCAGctgattgaaaagaaaatgatgagaaacGAGCCAATTGAAAGCAAACTCTCACTATATAGGCAACAG GCATCTATCATTTCTCGTAAAAAAGAAGCCAAAGCTGAGgaacttcaggaggccaaggagaAGTTAACCAGCCTAGAGAGAGAAGTGTCATTAAAGACAAATCAGACCCGTGAATTTGGTGGTACTGAAGTTTTGAAGGGAGATGAG TTTCCTAGAAGAACAGAAGGTATTGGGGAACATTAA
- the LOC123626070 gene encoding 60S ribosomal protein L21-like: MFSGPFRKHGVVPLATYMRIYKKGDIVDIKGMGTVQKGMPHKCYHGKTGRVFNVTQDAAEIVLNKQLKGKILAKRINVRVEHTKHSKSRDSFLKHVKENDQKKKEAKEKGTWVQLKHQPAPPREIHFVRTNGK, translated from the coding sequence ATGTTCTCTGGGCCTTTTAGAAAACACGGAGTTGTTCCTTTGGCCACATACATGCGAATCTACAAGAAAGGTGATATTGTAGACATCAAGGGAATGGGTACTGTTCAAAAAGGCATGCCCCACAAATGTTACCATGGTAAAACTGGAAGAGTCTTCAATGTTACCCAGGACGCTGCTGAAATTGTTCTAAACAAACAACTTAAGGGCAAGATTCTTGCCAAGAGGATTAATGTGCGTGTTGAGCACACTAAGCACTCTAAGAGCCGAGATAGCTTCCTGAAACAtgtgaaggaaaatgatcagaaaaagaaggaagccaaagagaaaggtaCCTGGGTTCAACTGAAGCACCAGCCTGCTCCACCCAGAGAAATACACTTTGTGAGAACCAATGGAAAGTAG